In Epinephelus moara isolate mb chromosome 9, YSFRI_EMoa_1.0, whole genome shotgun sequence, a genomic segment contains:
- the st6galnac4 gene encoding alpha-N-acetyl-neuraminyl-2,3-beta-galactosyl-1,3-N-acetyl-galactosaminide alpha-2,6-sialyltransferase gives MKYQMLRWLCLLSLSLLLLFWLGCVIIRDDPSPAVQSNGLRGYMRITPGRTEQFLHMHCNQCALVSSSGQMLGAGVGEEIDKIGCVIRMNNAPTQGYEKDVGSRTSVRVVSHTSVPLLVKNERYYFNQSAGTTYVIWGPERNMRQDGKGRTFNALLKVAEKYPNVRIYAVTREKVQYCDGVFQNETGKNRMKTGAFLSTGFFTMILAIEMCDSIHVYGMIDDSYCSRANHSVVPYHYYERNRIDECKMYRVHERTQRGGHRFITEKAIYAKWATRHKMEFKHPSWVL, from the exons ATGAAATATCAG ATGCTGCGCTGGCTCTGCCTGCTCAGCCTGAGCCTTCTTCTATTGTTCTGGTTAGGATGTGTGATCATACGGGACGATCCGTCTCCCGCCGTGCAAAGCAATGGGCTCAGGGGCTACATGAGGATCACCCCCGGCAGGACGGAGCAG TTCCTGCACATGCACTGCAACCAGTGTGCCTTGGTCTCCAGCTCAGGTCAGATGCTCGGAGCAGGCGTCGGAGAAGAGATAGACAAAATCGGATGTGTGATCCGGATGAACAACGCACCCACACAGGGGTATGAGAAGGACGTAGGGAGCCGCACCAGTGTTCGGGTTGTGTCTCACACCAGTGTTCCCCTGTTGGTGAAAAACGAGCGCTACTATTTCAACCAATCAGCGGGCACCACATATGTGATCTGGGGTCCTGAGAGGAACATGAGGCAAGACGGGAAAGGACGTACCTTCAATGCTCTCCTGAAAGTAGCAGAGAAGTATCCAAACGTCAGAATCTACGCTGTGACCAGGGAGAAGGTTCAGTACTGTGATGGTGTGTTTCAGAATGAAACTGGAAAGAACAG aatgaagaCGGGGGCATTTCTCAGTACGGGATTCTTCACAATGATTCTGGCGATAGAAATGTGTGACAGCATCCATGTTTACGGAATGATTGATGATAGCTACTGCAG tcgagccaatcacagtgttgtTCCTTACCATTACTATGAGAGGAACCGAATCGATGAGTGCAAGATGTACAGGGTCCACGAGCGCACACAACGTGGGGGTCATCGCTTCATCACTGAGAAAGCCATCTACGCCAAGTGGGCAACACGGCACAAGATGGAGTTCAAACACCCCTCTTGGGTCCTCTAA